The following are encoded in a window of Impatiens glandulifera chromosome 5, dImpGla2.1, whole genome shotgun sequence genomic DNA:
- the LOC124938199 gene encoding probable phosphoinositide phosphatase SAC9 isoform X1, whose product MESPAVRIRETSVVVVTLDSGEVYIVVSLSTLTDTQVIYIDPTTGALRHNGKLGHDVFSSQTEALDFVTNGSKWLCRSILYARAILGYAAFGSVGLLLVATKLNASIPDLPGGGYVYTVIESQWIKVPLQNPQAQGKGEVKNIQELTELDIDGKHYFCETRDITRPFPSRMPLQQPDDEFVWNGWFSAPFKKIGLPQHCIILLQGFAEYRYFGSSGQQEGRVALTARRSRLHPGTRYLARGINSCYSTGNEVECEQLVWIPKRAGQSIPFNTYIWRRGTIPMWWGADLKMTAAEAEIYVSDRDPYKGSTQYYQRLSKRYDTRNLDVAVSGSQKKSALVPIVCINLLRSGEGKSECILVQHFEESMNYIRSIGKLPHTRVHLINYDWHASTKLKGEQQTIEGLWKFLKAPTISIGISEGDYLPSRQRIKDCRGEVIVNNGVEGAFCLRSHQNGVIRFNCADSLDRTNAASYFGSLQVFVEQCRRLGISLDSDFSSGYQSNNNYGGYIAPLPPGWEKRSDAVTGKTYYIDHNTRTTTWNHPCPDKPWKRFDMTFEEFKRSTILSPVSQLADLFLLAGDIHATLYTGSKAMHSQILSIFSEETGKFKQFSAAQNMKITLQRRYKNAVVDSSRQKQLEMFLGLKLFKHLPSLPLQPLHVLSRPPACLLKPVPSMFQASDGGASLLSFRRKDLIWVGPQAADVLEMFIYLAEPCHACQLLITVSHGVDDSSFPSTVDVRTGRYLDGLKLVAEGVFIPQCAHGTNILIPLPGPISAEDMAVTGAGARLHAQDTASRSILYEYEELEGELDFLTRVVALTFYPAVSGKSPLTLGEVEILGVSLPWKQILENDATSTRFHEIEDDSQTTANPFLSDSDTNPFGAATSLSNETVSSSILSDASTSDWLDLLTGNSLISESTSEPVVTRNVHEEDNDILNFLDQPATNLNGGTDSGMTLPQSARSLENGAQEYINSFKQLAGSNMERRLGFAETMKLEIQRLNLNLSAAERDRALLSIGIDPATINPNMVLDELYMRRLRKIADQLAILGHTSAEDKITSSIGLDAIDDSPIDFWNISGIGESCVGQNCQVRAEIGANRLASSSNSSASQSFSMCSQCEKKVCKVCSAGKGALLLESFISKATSNYNGLSSQGGSSETNRSAALDGVICKKCCNDVVLDALMLDYLRVLISKRRSTRSTKASKKALDHVIAFSLKNSPPKAQQSNSQLQTKQLLNGEDSLAEFPFASFLHSVVTATGSAPYLSLLTPPLDSGLDTLYWKAPSSVSSVEFTIVLGNISDVSGVVLLVSPCGYSMSDAPSIQIWASNKMQREERSCMGKWEIQSLISSSSSELCGPEKPNTVPRHVKFVFPNPFRCRIIWLTMNLQKVGSRSVNLGRDFNLMSLDENPFAELDRRASFGGVTETEPCLHAKRILVFGKPVSKDVELSQSSGSNQANIRSWLDTPPQHNRFKVTVEAERLMENDLVLEQYLPPASQLVAGFRLDGFSAIKPRFTHSPSSDDDMKFLEDRYISPPVLYIQVSALQEPHNMITVAEYRLPEVKPGTAMYFDFLRPIQSQRISFRLLGDVAAFGDDPSESEDSETRGSPFAAGLSLWNRIKLYYYGDPYEVGKWASLSTV is encoded by the exons ATGGAGTCACCTG CAGTGAGAATAAGGGAGACATCGGTTGTGGTGGTTACACTCGATTCTGGTGAAGTCTATATTGTTGTGAGTCTTTCTACTTTGACCGACACTCAGGTCATATATATTGACCCAACAACTGGAGCACTTCGCCATAATGGGAAGCTAGGTCATGATGTTTTTAGCTCCCAAACTGAAGCCTTAGATTTTGTAACAAATGGATCGAAATGGTTATGTAGAAGCATATTATATGCGAGGGCAATATTGGGCTATGCGGCCTTTGGTAGCGTAGGCTTACTTCTTGTTGCAACTAAATTAAATGCAAGCATTCCAGATTTACCTGGTGGAGGATATGTATATACAGTGATAGAGAGCCAATGGATCAAAGTTCCACTTCAAAACCCTCAAGCCCAGGGAAAAGGAGAAGTGAAGAATATTCAGGAGCTGACTGAGCTTGATATTGACGGAAAACACTACTTTTGTGAAACCAGGGACATCACCAGGCCATTTCCAAGCCGGATGCCTTTGCAACAACCTGATGATGAATTTGTTTGGAATGGTTGGTTTTCAGCACCATTCAAGAAAATAGGGCTTCCACAACATTGCATCATTCTTCTGCAG GGGTTTGCAGAATATCGATACTTTGGAAGTTCAGGTCAGCAAGAAGGAAGAGTTGCTCTCACCGCGCGTAGAAGCAGGTTGCATCCTGGCACTCGGTACTTGGCAAGAGGCATAAATTCCTGCTATAGCACCG GAAACGAGGTTGAGTGTGAGCAACTGGTATGGATTCCTAAAAGGGCAGGTCAAAGCATCCCTTTTAATACATACATTTGGCGACGGGGTACCATTCCTATGTGGTGGGGTGCAGATTTAAAAATGACTGCAGCAGAAGCAGAAATATATGTTTCGGATCGTGATCCCTATAAAGGAAGTACTCAGTACTATCAGAGGTTGAGTAAACGATATGATACAAGAAACCTAGATGTAGCTGTTAGTGGGAGTCAGAAGAAAAGTGCTCTAGTTCCTATTGTATGTATTAACTTGCTTAGGAGTGGGGAAGGAAAATCAGAGTGCATCCTTGTTCAGCATTTTGAGGAGTCAATGAACTATATTCGTTCAATTGGTAAACTTCCACATACCCGAGTTCatcttataaattatgattgGCATGCCAGCACCAAGCTAAAAGGCGAGCAACAGACAATTGAAGGCTTATGGAAATTTCTGAAGGCACCCACGATTTCTATAGGTATTTCTGAGGGGGACTATTTGCCATCTCGTCAAAGAATTAAGGATTGCAGGGGTGAAGTTATCGTGAATAATGGTGTGGAAGGTGCTTTTTGCTTAAGATCACATCAGAATGGAGTGATACGCTTCAACTGTGCTGATTCACTTGATAGAACAAATGCTGCCAGTTATTTTGGATCTCTCCAAGTCTTTGTGGAGCAATGCAGACGGTTAGGGATATCGCTTGATAGCGATTTTTCTTCTGGTTATCAGTCTAACAACAACTATGGTGGATATATAGCTCCTCTGCCACCAGGCTGGGAGAAACGATCTGATGCAGTTACAGGGAAGACATATTATATTGATCACAACACCAGGACCACAACCTGGAATCACCCATGTCCAGATAAACCTTGGAAGAGATTTGATATGACATTTGAGGAGTTCAAGAGGTCCACAATTTTGTCACCAGTATCCCAACTAGCTGATCTTTTCCTGCTAGCTGGTGATATTCATGCAACATTATACACTGGTTCTAAAGCCATGCACAGTCagattttaagtatttttagtGAAGAAACTGGTAAATTTAAACAGTTTTCTGCAGCACAGAATATGAAAATCACGCTCCAAAGAAGGTACAAAAATGCCGTTGTAGATAGCTCTCGGCAGAAGCAGCTGGAGATGTTCCTTGGGTTGAAGCTTTTCAAACATCTTCCATCTTTACCACTTCAACCTTTGCAT GTTTTGTCCCGACCACCTGCTTGCTTACTTAAGCCTGTTCCTAGCATGTTTCAAGCGTCGGATGGTGGAGCCAGTCTTCTTAGTTTCAGGAGAAAAGATCTGATCTGG GTGGGTCCTCAGGCAGCAGATGTGCTTGAAATGTTTATATACCTCGCGGAGCCTTGTCATGCTTGCCAACTTCTTATAACTGTTTCCCATGGTGTAGATGATTCTAGTTTTCCATCAACTGTTGATGTCAGGACTGGGCGCTATTTGGATGGGCTCAAACTTGTCGCTGAG GGGGTCTTCATTCCTCAATGTGCTCATGGCACAAATATATTGATACCTTTACCAGGGCCTATCAGTGCAGAGGACATGGCAGTTACTGGAGCTGGGGCCCGTCTCCATGCCCAAGATACAGCTAGCCGTTCTATATTATACGAGTATGAAGAATTGGAGGGAGAATTGGATTTTCTTACGCGAGTGGTTGCACTTACATTCTATCCTGCTGTATCTGGAAAAAGCCCTTTGACACTTGGTGAG GTGGAGATTCTTGGAGTTTCTCTTCCATGGAAGCAGATTTTGGAAAATGATGCCACAAGTACTAGATTTCATGAAATTGAAGATGATAGTCAGACTACAGCCAACCCCTTTCTGTCTGATTCAGATACAAATCCATTTGGTGCTGCTACTTCTTTATCCAATGAAACTGTGTCATCTTCTATTCTCTCAGATGCATCGACCAGCGATTGGTTAGACCTTTTAACAGGAAACAGTCTTATTTCAGAATCCACTTCTGAACCAGTGGTTACAAGAAATGTACATGAAGAAGATAATGACATACTCAACTTCCTTGACCAACCTGCAACTAATCTGAATGGTGGAACTGATTCCGGGATGACTTTGCCACAGAGTGCAAGGTCTTTGGAAAATGGTGCTCAAGAATATATCAATTCTTTTAAGCAGCTTGCAGGTTCAAATATG GAAAGAAGACTTGGTTTTGCTGAAACCATGAAACTGGAAATTCAAAGGCTTAATCTTAATCTTTCTGCTGCTGAAAGAGACAGAGCTTTACTTTCTATTGGCATTGATCCTGCCACCATAAACCCAAACATGGTACTCGACGAATTATATATGCGAAGATTACGTAAGATTGCAGACCAACTTGCTATTCTTGGACATACTTCAGCTGAAGACAAGATTACTTCTTCTATTGGTCTAGATGCCATAGACGATAGTCCCATAGATTTCTGGAATATTTCCGGTATTGGTGAGAGTTGTGTAGGTCAAAATTGTCAGGTTCGTGCAGAAATCGGGGCAAACCGACTAGCATCTTCTTCAAATTCTTCGGCTTCTCAATCATTCTCTATGTGTTCTCAATGTGAGAAAAAGGTTTGCAAAGTCTGTTCAGCTGGAAAAGGAGCTCTTTTGTTGGAAAGCTTTATCTCAAAGGCGACATCAAATTATAACGGTTTATCAAGCCAAGGCGGGTCAAGCGAGACAAACCGTTCAGCAGCTCTCGATGGTGTCATCTGTAAAAAATGCTGCAACGATGTAGTCCTGGACGCTTTGATGTTGGATTATTTGAGGGTCTTGATTAGCAAGCGTAGAAGTACTCGTTCAACTAAGGCTTCGAAGAAGGCTTTAGATCATGTTATAGCCTTTTCATTAAAGAATTCTCCTCCTAAAGCACAACAATCTAATTCACAGTTGCAGACTAAACAACTACTTAATGGAGAGGATTCTCTTGCTGAATTTCCTTTCGCCAGCTTCTTGCACTCG GTGGTAACAGCAACAGGATCTGCCCCATATCTGTCGCTGCTTACACCACCTCTAGATTCAGGATTAGATACTTTGTACTGGAAAGCTCCTTCTTCCGTATCATCAGTTGAATTCACCATTGTTCTTGGTAATATCTCCGACGTGTCTGGAGTCGTTCTACTCGTCAGTCCTTGTGGCTATTCTATGTCAGATGCACCTTCCATCCAAATCTGGGCTAGCAATAAGATGCAAAGAGAGGAGAGATCATGCATGGGAAAATGGGAGATCCAGTCGTTAATCTCATCTTCCTCCTCGGAACTTTGTGGGCCAGAAAAACCAAACACAGTTCCAAGGCACGTTAAGTTTGTATTCCCTAATCCTTTTAGATGTCGCATAATTTGGTTAACAATGAATCTTCAGAAAGTTGGTTCAAGATCAGTTAATCTCGGAAGAGACTTCAATCTGATGTCTCTAGACGAGAACCCATTTGCAGAGCTTGATCGTCGCGCCTCTTTTGGAGGAGTAACTGAAACTGAACCATGCCTCCACGCTAAAAGAATTTTAGTGTTTGGAAAACCTGTTAGTAAAGATGTGGAGCTTTCACAATCTAGTGGATCTAATCAAGCAAATATTAGAAGCTGGTTGGATACACCTCCACAACATAATAGATTCAAGGTAACTGTAGAGGCAGAGAGATTAATGGAGAATGATCTTGTTCTAGAACAGTATCTTCCACCGGCTTCACAATTAGTAGCTGGATTTCGTCTTGATGGGTTTTCCGCAATAAAACCTAGGTTTACTCATTCGCCTTCTTCCGATGATGATATGAAGTTTCTTGAGGATAGATATATCTCTCCACCTGTATTATACATTCAAGTATCAGCTCTCCAG GAGCCACACAATATGATTACGGTTGCTGAGTATCGATTGCCAGAGGTTAAACCAGGGACAGCAATGTACTTTGACTTTCTGAGACCGATACAATCTCAACGTATCTCGTTTAGACTTCTGGGTGATGTAGCTGCTTTCGGAGATGATCCATCTGAAAGCGAGGATTCTGAAACTAGAGGCTCTCCTTTTGCTGCTGGATTGTCTTTGTGGAATAGAATAAAGTTGTATTATTATGGCGATCCTTATGAAGTGGGGAAATGGGCTAGTCTTTCCACCGTTTAA
- the LOC124939778 gene encoding 60S ribosomal protein L5-1-like produces MVFIKAQKSRAYFKRFQVKFKRRREGKTDYRARIRLINQDKNKYNTPKYRFVVRFSNKDIVAQIVSATIAGDNVLAAAYAHELPHYGLEVGLTNYAAAYCTGLLLARRVLKMLEMDDEYVGNVEASGEDFSVEPAESRRPFRALLDVGLIRTTTGNCVFGALKGALDGGLDIPHSDKRFAGFSKESKQLDADLHHKYIYGGHVAAYMRTLIEDEPEKYQTHFSKYIKQGVDADSIEELYKKVHAAIRADPTQKKSSKQAPKQHKRYNLKRLTYAERRSKLIQRLNALNDAVDDDDE; encoded by the exons ATG gTCTTTATCAAGGCACAAAAGTCAAGGGCATATTTCAAGAGGTTTCAGGTCAAGTTTAAGAGAAGAAGAG AGGGCAAGACAGACTACAGGGCCAGAATTCGCCTTATAAATCAAGACAAGAACAAGTACAACACTCCTAAGTATCGGTTTGTTGTGCGATTCTCCAACAAGGACATAGTTGCACAAATTGTATCTGCAACTATTGCTGGTGATAATGTTCTTGCTGCTGCATATGCTCATGAGTTGCCTCACTATGGTCTTGAAGTAGGTCTCACAAATTATGCTGCAG CTTATTGCACCGGACTTCTCTTGGCTCGTCGCGTGTTGAAAATGCTTGAGATGGATGATGAGTATGTAGGCAATGTTGAG GCTAGTGGAGAGGATTTCTCCGTGGAGCCAGCTGAGAGCAGGAGACCTTTCCGTGCTCTACTTGATGTAGGCCTCATCAGAACCACTACAGGAAACTGCGTCTTTGGTGCTTTGAAG GGTGCTCTAGATGGTGGATTAGATATTCCTCACAGTGACAAGAGGTTTGCTGGATTCTCAAAGGAGTCTAAGCAGCTTGATGCCGATCTTCACCATAAGTATATATATGGTGGACATGTTGCTGCATACATGAGG ACTTTGATAGAAGATGAACCAGAAAAGTATCAGACTCATTTCAGCAAGTATATTAAGCAAGGTGTAGATGCTGATAGCATCGAGGAGCTGTACAAAAAGGTTCACGCTGCCATCCGAGCCGACCCAACTCAGAAGAAGTCGTCGAAACAGGCTCCTAAGCAACACAAGAG GTATAACTTGAAGAGGCTGACCTATGCGGAGAGGAGATCCAAACTGATCCAACGCTTGAATGCCCTGAACGACGCAGTCGATGACGACGACGAGTGA
- the LOC124940064 gene encoding protein FAM136A-like — protein MDHIAAAEERIVTERLRQKLNEVNTAAQTQLSGVQDHVNFTLQQAYFKCAYECFDRRRKYDEISNCVEHCSSPPLRAQNLVEGEMAKFQERLNRSLMVCQDRYEASKLQNKGGAINEMESCVDQSVQESIKTLHHVVVQLKASLSINETGSI, from the exons ATGGATCATATAGCAGCAGCTGAAGAGCGAATTGTTACAGAGAGATTGAGGCAAAAGCTCAACGAAGTGAACACGGCTGCGCAAACACAGCTCTCAGGGGTTCAAGACCATGTTAATTTCACTCTTCag CAAGCATACTTCAAGTGTGCATATGAATGCTTCGACCGAAGGAGGAAGTACGATGAAATTAGTAACTGCGTTGAACATTGCAGTTCTCCTCCTCTAAGGGCCCAGAATCTGGTTGAGGGTGAGATGGCCAAGTTTCAG GAAAGGCTAAATAGGTCTCTGATGGTTTGTCAAGATAGATATGAAGCATCTAAGTTACAAAACAAAGGTGGTGCCATAAATGAGATGGAATCATGTGTTGATCAATCTGTGCAAGAAAGCATCAAGACCTTGCACCATGTTGTCGTACAACTGAAGGCTTCTCTATCGATCAATGAAACAGGCAGCATA TGA
- the LOC124938199 gene encoding probable phosphoinositide phosphatase SAC9 isoform X2 yields MESPVRIRETSVVVVTLDSGEVYIVVSLSTLTDTQVIYIDPTTGALRHNGKLGHDVFSSQTEALDFVTNGSKWLCRSILYARAILGYAAFGSVGLLLVATKLNASIPDLPGGGYVYTVIESQWIKVPLQNPQAQGKGEVKNIQELTELDIDGKHYFCETRDITRPFPSRMPLQQPDDEFVWNGWFSAPFKKIGLPQHCIILLQGFAEYRYFGSSGQQEGRVALTARRSRLHPGTRYLARGINSCYSTGNEVECEQLVWIPKRAGQSIPFNTYIWRRGTIPMWWGADLKMTAAEAEIYVSDRDPYKGSTQYYQRLSKRYDTRNLDVAVSGSQKKSALVPIVCINLLRSGEGKSECILVQHFEESMNYIRSIGKLPHTRVHLINYDWHASTKLKGEQQTIEGLWKFLKAPTISIGISEGDYLPSRQRIKDCRGEVIVNNGVEGAFCLRSHQNGVIRFNCADSLDRTNAASYFGSLQVFVEQCRRLGISLDSDFSSGYQSNNNYGGYIAPLPPGWEKRSDAVTGKTYYIDHNTRTTTWNHPCPDKPWKRFDMTFEEFKRSTILSPVSQLADLFLLAGDIHATLYTGSKAMHSQILSIFSEETGKFKQFSAAQNMKITLQRRYKNAVVDSSRQKQLEMFLGLKLFKHLPSLPLQPLHVLSRPPACLLKPVPSMFQASDGGASLLSFRRKDLIWVGPQAADVLEMFIYLAEPCHACQLLITVSHGVDDSSFPSTVDVRTGRYLDGLKLVAEGVFIPQCAHGTNILIPLPGPISAEDMAVTGAGARLHAQDTASRSILYEYEELEGELDFLTRVVALTFYPAVSGKSPLTLGEVEILGVSLPWKQILENDATSTRFHEIEDDSQTTANPFLSDSDTNPFGAATSLSNETVSSSILSDASTSDWLDLLTGNSLISESTSEPVVTRNVHEEDNDILNFLDQPATNLNGGTDSGMTLPQSARSLENGAQEYINSFKQLAGSNMERRLGFAETMKLEIQRLNLNLSAAERDRALLSIGIDPATINPNMVLDELYMRRLRKIADQLAILGHTSAEDKITSSIGLDAIDDSPIDFWNISGIGESCVGQNCQVRAEIGANRLASSSNSSASQSFSMCSQCEKKVCKVCSAGKGALLLESFISKATSNYNGLSSQGGSSETNRSAALDGVICKKCCNDVVLDALMLDYLRVLISKRRSTRSTKASKKALDHVIAFSLKNSPPKAQQSNSQLQTKQLLNGEDSLAEFPFASFLHSVVTATGSAPYLSLLTPPLDSGLDTLYWKAPSSVSSVEFTIVLGNISDVSGVVLLVSPCGYSMSDAPSIQIWASNKMQREERSCMGKWEIQSLISSSSSELCGPEKPNTVPRHVKFVFPNPFRCRIIWLTMNLQKVGSRSVNLGRDFNLMSLDENPFAELDRRASFGGVTETEPCLHAKRILVFGKPVSKDVELSQSSGSNQANIRSWLDTPPQHNRFKVTVEAERLMENDLVLEQYLPPASQLVAGFRLDGFSAIKPRFTHSPSSDDDMKFLEDRYISPPVLYIQVSALQEPHNMITVAEYRLPEVKPGTAMYFDFLRPIQSQRISFRLLGDVAAFGDDPSESEDSETRGSPFAAGLSLWNRIKLYYYGDPYEVGKWASLSTV; encoded by the exons ATGGAGTCACCTG TGAGAATAAGGGAGACATCGGTTGTGGTGGTTACACTCGATTCTGGTGAAGTCTATATTGTTGTGAGTCTTTCTACTTTGACCGACACTCAGGTCATATATATTGACCCAACAACTGGAGCACTTCGCCATAATGGGAAGCTAGGTCATGATGTTTTTAGCTCCCAAACTGAAGCCTTAGATTTTGTAACAAATGGATCGAAATGGTTATGTAGAAGCATATTATATGCGAGGGCAATATTGGGCTATGCGGCCTTTGGTAGCGTAGGCTTACTTCTTGTTGCAACTAAATTAAATGCAAGCATTCCAGATTTACCTGGTGGAGGATATGTATATACAGTGATAGAGAGCCAATGGATCAAAGTTCCACTTCAAAACCCTCAAGCCCAGGGAAAAGGAGAAGTGAAGAATATTCAGGAGCTGACTGAGCTTGATATTGACGGAAAACACTACTTTTGTGAAACCAGGGACATCACCAGGCCATTTCCAAGCCGGATGCCTTTGCAACAACCTGATGATGAATTTGTTTGGAATGGTTGGTTTTCAGCACCATTCAAGAAAATAGGGCTTCCACAACATTGCATCATTCTTCTGCAG GGGTTTGCAGAATATCGATACTTTGGAAGTTCAGGTCAGCAAGAAGGAAGAGTTGCTCTCACCGCGCGTAGAAGCAGGTTGCATCCTGGCACTCGGTACTTGGCAAGAGGCATAAATTCCTGCTATAGCACCG GAAACGAGGTTGAGTGTGAGCAACTGGTATGGATTCCTAAAAGGGCAGGTCAAAGCATCCCTTTTAATACATACATTTGGCGACGGGGTACCATTCCTATGTGGTGGGGTGCAGATTTAAAAATGACTGCAGCAGAAGCAGAAATATATGTTTCGGATCGTGATCCCTATAAAGGAAGTACTCAGTACTATCAGAGGTTGAGTAAACGATATGATACAAGAAACCTAGATGTAGCTGTTAGTGGGAGTCAGAAGAAAAGTGCTCTAGTTCCTATTGTATGTATTAACTTGCTTAGGAGTGGGGAAGGAAAATCAGAGTGCATCCTTGTTCAGCATTTTGAGGAGTCAATGAACTATATTCGTTCAATTGGTAAACTTCCACATACCCGAGTTCatcttataaattatgattgGCATGCCAGCACCAAGCTAAAAGGCGAGCAACAGACAATTGAAGGCTTATGGAAATTTCTGAAGGCACCCACGATTTCTATAGGTATTTCTGAGGGGGACTATTTGCCATCTCGTCAAAGAATTAAGGATTGCAGGGGTGAAGTTATCGTGAATAATGGTGTGGAAGGTGCTTTTTGCTTAAGATCACATCAGAATGGAGTGATACGCTTCAACTGTGCTGATTCACTTGATAGAACAAATGCTGCCAGTTATTTTGGATCTCTCCAAGTCTTTGTGGAGCAATGCAGACGGTTAGGGATATCGCTTGATAGCGATTTTTCTTCTGGTTATCAGTCTAACAACAACTATGGTGGATATATAGCTCCTCTGCCACCAGGCTGGGAGAAACGATCTGATGCAGTTACAGGGAAGACATATTATATTGATCACAACACCAGGACCACAACCTGGAATCACCCATGTCCAGATAAACCTTGGAAGAGATTTGATATGACATTTGAGGAGTTCAAGAGGTCCACAATTTTGTCACCAGTATCCCAACTAGCTGATCTTTTCCTGCTAGCTGGTGATATTCATGCAACATTATACACTGGTTCTAAAGCCATGCACAGTCagattttaagtatttttagtGAAGAAACTGGTAAATTTAAACAGTTTTCTGCAGCACAGAATATGAAAATCACGCTCCAAAGAAGGTACAAAAATGCCGTTGTAGATAGCTCTCGGCAGAAGCAGCTGGAGATGTTCCTTGGGTTGAAGCTTTTCAAACATCTTCCATCTTTACCACTTCAACCTTTGCAT GTTTTGTCCCGACCACCTGCTTGCTTACTTAAGCCTGTTCCTAGCATGTTTCAAGCGTCGGATGGTGGAGCCAGTCTTCTTAGTTTCAGGAGAAAAGATCTGATCTGG GTGGGTCCTCAGGCAGCAGATGTGCTTGAAATGTTTATATACCTCGCGGAGCCTTGTCATGCTTGCCAACTTCTTATAACTGTTTCCCATGGTGTAGATGATTCTAGTTTTCCATCAACTGTTGATGTCAGGACTGGGCGCTATTTGGATGGGCTCAAACTTGTCGCTGAG GGGGTCTTCATTCCTCAATGTGCTCATGGCACAAATATATTGATACCTTTACCAGGGCCTATCAGTGCAGAGGACATGGCAGTTACTGGAGCTGGGGCCCGTCTCCATGCCCAAGATACAGCTAGCCGTTCTATATTATACGAGTATGAAGAATTGGAGGGAGAATTGGATTTTCTTACGCGAGTGGTTGCACTTACATTCTATCCTGCTGTATCTGGAAAAAGCCCTTTGACACTTGGTGAG GTGGAGATTCTTGGAGTTTCTCTTCCATGGAAGCAGATTTTGGAAAATGATGCCACAAGTACTAGATTTCATGAAATTGAAGATGATAGTCAGACTACAGCCAACCCCTTTCTGTCTGATTCAGATACAAATCCATTTGGTGCTGCTACTTCTTTATCCAATGAAACTGTGTCATCTTCTATTCTCTCAGATGCATCGACCAGCGATTGGTTAGACCTTTTAACAGGAAACAGTCTTATTTCAGAATCCACTTCTGAACCAGTGGTTACAAGAAATGTACATGAAGAAGATAATGACATACTCAACTTCCTTGACCAACCTGCAACTAATCTGAATGGTGGAACTGATTCCGGGATGACTTTGCCACAGAGTGCAAGGTCTTTGGAAAATGGTGCTCAAGAATATATCAATTCTTTTAAGCAGCTTGCAGGTTCAAATATG GAAAGAAGACTTGGTTTTGCTGAAACCATGAAACTGGAAATTCAAAGGCTTAATCTTAATCTTTCTGCTGCTGAAAGAGACAGAGCTTTACTTTCTATTGGCATTGATCCTGCCACCATAAACCCAAACATGGTACTCGACGAATTATATATGCGAAGATTACGTAAGATTGCAGACCAACTTGCTATTCTTGGACATACTTCAGCTGAAGACAAGATTACTTCTTCTATTGGTCTAGATGCCATAGACGATAGTCCCATAGATTTCTGGAATATTTCCGGTATTGGTGAGAGTTGTGTAGGTCAAAATTGTCAGGTTCGTGCAGAAATCGGGGCAAACCGACTAGCATCTTCTTCAAATTCTTCGGCTTCTCAATCATTCTCTATGTGTTCTCAATGTGAGAAAAAGGTTTGCAAAGTCTGTTCAGCTGGAAAAGGAGCTCTTTTGTTGGAAAGCTTTATCTCAAAGGCGACATCAAATTATAACGGTTTATCAAGCCAAGGCGGGTCAAGCGAGACAAACCGTTCAGCAGCTCTCGATGGTGTCATCTGTAAAAAATGCTGCAACGATGTAGTCCTGGACGCTTTGATGTTGGATTATTTGAGGGTCTTGATTAGCAAGCGTAGAAGTACTCGTTCAACTAAGGCTTCGAAGAAGGCTTTAGATCATGTTATAGCCTTTTCATTAAAGAATTCTCCTCCTAAAGCACAACAATCTAATTCACAGTTGCAGACTAAACAACTACTTAATGGAGAGGATTCTCTTGCTGAATTTCCTTTCGCCAGCTTCTTGCACTCG GTGGTAACAGCAACAGGATCTGCCCCATATCTGTCGCTGCTTACACCACCTCTAGATTCAGGATTAGATACTTTGTACTGGAAAGCTCCTTCTTCCGTATCATCAGTTGAATTCACCATTGTTCTTGGTAATATCTCCGACGTGTCTGGAGTCGTTCTACTCGTCAGTCCTTGTGGCTATTCTATGTCAGATGCACCTTCCATCCAAATCTGGGCTAGCAATAAGATGCAAAGAGAGGAGAGATCATGCATGGGAAAATGGGAGATCCAGTCGTTAATCTCATCTTCCTCCTCGGAACTTTGTGGGCCAGAAAAACCAAACACAGTTCCAAGGCACGTTAAGTTTGTATTCCCTAATCCTTTTAGATGTCGCATAATTTGGTTAACAATGAATCTTCAGAAAGTTGGTTCAAGATCAGTTAATCTCGGAAGAGACTTCAATCTGATGTCTCTAGACGAGAACCCATTTGCAGAGCTTGATCGTCGCGCCTCTTTTGGAGGAGTAACTGAAACTGAACCATGCCTCCACGCTAAAAGAATTTTAGTGTTTGGAAAACCTGTTAGTAAAGATGTGGAGCTTTCACAATCTAGTGGATCTAATCAAGCAAATATTAGAAGCTGGTTGGATACACCTCCACAACATAATAGATTCAAGGTAACTGTAGAGGCAGAGAGATTAATGGAGAATGATCTTGTTCTAGAACAGTATCTTCCACCGGCTTCACAATTAGTAGCTGGATTTCGTCTTGATGGGTTTTCCGCAATAAAACCTAGGTTTACTCATTCGCCTTCTTCCGATGATGATATGAAGTTTCTTGAGGATAGATATATCTCTCCACCTGTATTATACATTCAAGTATCAGCTCTCCAG GAGCCACACAATATGATTACGGTTGCTGAGTATCGATTGCCAGAGGTTAAACCAGGGACAGCAATGTACTTTGACTTTCTGAGACCGATACAATCTCAACGTATCTCGTTTAGACTTCTGGGTGATGTAGCTGCTTTCGGAGATGATCCATCTGAAAGCGAGGATTCTGAAACTAGAGGCTCTCCTTTTGCTGCTGGATTGTCTTTGTGGAATAGAATAAAGTTGTATTATTATGGCGATCCTTATGAAGTGGGGAAATGGGCTAGTCTTTCCACCGTTTAA